TGGCCACCGCGGAACTCGGCCACCGGCTCCAGCGCCGGCAGCGCACCCAACTGGTGCGGGAGGCCAGAGACCGCATCGACAAGCTCGCCGCCCGGGTGACCACCCTGAGCACCCACGCCCGCACCAAGCCGTCCGCCCCGGCACCCCGCCCCGAGGAGTACCCCGAGCCCGACTAGGCCGCGTATCGAGTCGTGATCAATCTGTGGGGTTTGCCCTCGCGACGGAGGTTGGAGCGGTATGTCTTCTTGCTTTGCCTTGGTGGACTTGCGCGATGGGCAGGCTGAGCCCCCGTGGTGTGGGGCCTGTGGGTGTGGGGTTGCCGAGGTGCAGGCTCATATGTACCGAGGCAAGGCCCTGCCGAGGGTCGGCTGACCGGGCGACACCGCTCACCGCCAGTGCGTACACAGTCGGTGACACCAGTGCGCTTGACCGTTCTCATTCGGTCGGTTGAACAATCCGAAAGAGAGGCTTGAGGGGCCAATGCGATCGCAGCCGGGTGCCTTCCTTGCGGCAATGCCCTCATCTGGGTGACGGGGCGCTTCCAGGCGCACTGGCAGTCCCCAAGCCGTGCACTCTGGTCCTCGCGGGTAGGTAATCGGGCAGTCACGGGGGGCGTTGATGGATCCGTTGGTGCTGGCAGCGGCAACGGCGCTGGTAGGTGCCATGGCCACAGACGCCTGGCTGCATGCCAAAACAGCAGCCGTGACATGGTGGCGCAGCGTCAGGCCGGAGCAGGAAGCCGAGGTGCACCACGAGTTGGAAGAGGCTCACTCGCTACTTCTTACAACCCGCGAGCGTGGCAACGAGGATGTGGAACAGGCGCTGGTGGGGGCCTGGTGTGTGCGGCTGCATCAGCTGTTGTCGGATTCTCCAGAAGTGATGACGGGGCTGCGCGAGCTCCTCGACGACCATCTTCGCCCCGCCGCCGCATCCCACGAGCGCCCCGAGACCGCGCCGGTGACGGTGCAAGCCGAGGCCAGAGACAGTGCACGTATCTATGTAGCCGGTCGGGACCAACACATCACCGGTCATTGAACGCCTGCTCTTGCAGCGGTGATGTCGGCCCTGGGCGATGCCTCGATGTCCATGCGACAGACGCAGCGCGCATCTATGCGGCAGGACGTGACCTCTACGTCGGTTCGCCCCCACCAGCAGTAGCAGCTGTGGCGGTGCGGACCTTGCCACGGGACACCATCACTTTTACCGGCCGCCACAACGAGGTGGAATGCCTGCTGACGCGCGCAGCGTCGACACAGGGACACGGCATCCACATCGTCAGCGGCATGCCCGGAGTGGGCAAAACCGCCTTGGTGGTGCACGTCGCCCACAGGTTGGCGACCTCCTACACGAGCGGGCAGCTCTTCGTCCGCCTCCATGCCCATACCCCTGGCCGCGCCCCGGCCGACCCCGCCGACGTGCTCGAATCGCTTCTGACTTGTCTGGGCGTGGAACCCCGGCACATTCCCCACGGCTTGGACGCGCGGTCAGATCTCTGGAGGGACCGCCTGGCCGGACGGCGGATGCTGCTGGTCCTCGACGACGCCGCGTCCAGCTCACAGGTCGAGCCACTGCTGCCGGGGGAACCCCAGTGCCTGGTCATGATCACCAGCAGGCGTCGTCTGACCCTTCTCGAAGGAGCCGCAGCCCTTCCCCTCGGCGTGCTCTCGGCTCAGGATGCGAGCCTGCTGTTCACACGGCTGGCCGATCGATCCACAGACCTGTCCCAGGCTGACGCTGTAGCTGACATCAATCGGCTGTGCGGACGCCTGCCACTCGCAATCGCCCTGCTCGCAGGCCGCCTCTCCCACCGACCGCACTGGGACTTGACCACATTCGCCCACGACCTGGCCTGCGCCCAGGACCGATTGGAGCAACTGGCCACAGGAGACCTCGCCACCGCCGCCGCCTTCACGATGTCCTATCGCACACTGCCACCTGACCGGCAGCGGCTCTTCCGCCTCCTGGGCCTGAGCCCTGGGGCCGACACCGACGTGTACGCCGCGACCGCACTGGCCGGTGCGCCTCTGCCCGTCGTCCAACGGGATCTCGAAGCCCTCTACGACGACCACCTCATCGACTCGCCGACGCCCGGCCGATACCGCCTCCACGATCTGCTCCGCATGTACGCGCGCGACCTGGCAGAAACCGACCCCGCAGCCGAGCGCACTGCCGCCGTCGACCGGCTGCTGGACTACTACGGCCTCACTGCCGCAGCCGCCCGCCATCGAGCCACCGGCTGCCAGGATCCACTACCTCTTGGCCAACCACTGTTTACTCTCCCTCAGCACGCCACACGCCAGCGCGCTGTGCAGTGGATGCGCACAGAGCACGTCAACCTCAGAGCATGCGTCCTCTATGCGGCCGAAACGCACCGACACACGCACCTCGTCCGGCTCACCGAGTCCATCGCCGACTTTCTCTACGACAGTGGTCACTGGGACGAGGGTGCCCGACTCCACGAGATCGCCGTCCGATCGGCCCATGAAGCTCACGATCCGCGAGCCACGGCAACCGCCCAGTACCACCTGGGCCGCATCCGCGCGGCGACGGGCCACTACGAGCAGGCCGCATCCCTGCTGCGGAGTTCGGCCCAACTCGCCGGTGCCGAAACTCCTTCCGTGCGGGCCGGTTCCCTGTGCGCACTGGGACAGGTGCATTTCGCCACCGGTAACTACGCCGAGGCGACGCGTCACCTGCGCGAAGCACTGAAGCTTCGCCAAGCGTGTGCCGACCAGCTCGGCGCAGCAGACGTGTTGTGGGAGCTCGGCCGCGTACAGGACATCACCAGCGACTTCGCGCAAGCCGCACACCTCGCCCAACAGGCACTGGATATCCACGCCTCGGCCGACTACCAGCCTGGGCAGGCAAAAGCTCTGTGGCTGTTGAGCCGGATCCGCCACATGACCGGCCATTACATAGAGGCCGAACAACTGGCCAGGCAGGCCCTGGAGATCCACCGCGCGCTGCAAGAACGCACCGGTGAAGCAAACGCACTGTGGGAGCTTGGCCGAGTGGCGTGCGGGAGAGGAGATCCGTTGTCAGCCGGCCGTTCTGCTCAGCAAGCTCTCACCCTCTACCAGGATCTGGGCGATCGGTTGGGAGAGGCCAGCGCACTGTGGCTGCTGAGCCGGATCCTGTTGGCGGCACGCGAGGTGACGGCCGCCGAGGACCTGGCGCAGCAGGCCCTTTGCTTGTACCGGGAACTCGGCAATCAACACGGCGAAGCCAACGCACTCCTGGAACTGGGCCGGGCAAAAGCCCTGACGCACCATCACGCGGAAGCCACTGTGCTACTGGCTCGCGCCCGTGAACTCTTCAGATCGGCAAAGGATGTCCAGGGCGAGGCAGAAGCCATCAACAGCAGCGGTGACCTACTGGCGGTGACAGATGTCCCCCGCGCCTTGTCCGCCTACGAACAAGCCCTGTGCCTCGCGCGGAAGGCCGAAAGCCCCAAGGACCAAGTCGACGCTCTCGAGGGCGCGGCACGCTGTCATCAGTACAGAGGCCAGCAGCGTCTCGCGCTTTCCTGCTGGGTGGAGGCTGCCCATCTGCACCATCAGATGGGCACCCGGTCGGCTCACTCCGCGTCTGCGATCCTTGCCGCCGTACTGCTGGCCGCAGGCCCGGCCTCTACCCGGCAGATCGGCGAAGTGCTGGGCATGGATGCCGGGGTGAGGGGCAAGCTGGAGCCTCCCCCCCCCGTACAGCGGCCGGACGTAACTGAGGTGCCCCCGGCGGCTGTTGGAATGGTTTGACGAGAACCAAAGAGCCCGCCGGGGACACCGCTGTCGATGGATGGGCGAAGAAGTCCCTAGTCCACGAGCCCCGCATGGTGCGCCAGGATCGCCGCCTGGACGCGGTTGGTGAGGGAGAGCTTCGACAGGATCCGGCTGATGTGGGTCTTTGCGGTGGCCTCGCTCACGTGCAGGGCCGCGGCGATGCCGGTGTTGGAGAGGCCGCCGCTCAGGGCGATCAGGACCTCGCGCTCCTTTTCCGTCAGGGCCTCCAGGCGGCTGCGGGCCTCGGAGCGGCGGCGCTGCCGCCCGGCGGAGGGGCCGTCGTCGTCCTCCGCGAAGCGGCGGATGAGGCGGCGGGTCACCTTCGGGGAGAGCATCGCGTCGCCGCGGGCCGCGCTGCGCACCGCAGCGATCATGTCATCCGCGGTGGCGTCCTTCAGCAGGAAACCGACCGCCCCGTGACGTAGCGCTGTCTGGACGTACTCGTCCAGGTCGAAGGTGGTCAGCACGACGACGTGCGGCGGGCGGGGTGAGCGGGTGAGGCGCTCTGTGGCGGTCAGGCCGTCGGAGCGGGGCATCCGGATGTCCATCAGGACGACGTCCGGCTCCAGGGCGGCGGCCATCGACACCGCCGTATTGCCGTCCGATGCCTCGCCCACCACTTCGATGTCGGGGGCGGACGCCAAGATGGTGCTGAGCATGGAGCGCACCATCCACTCGTCGTCCACGATCAGGACCCGGGTCGTCGTCTCGCTCATCGCGTGGCTTCCATGCGGGTGGGCTGCTTCTGGGGTACGTCGTCCAGCGGGATCTCGGCGGCGATCTCGAAGCCGCCTTCCGGGGTCGGACCTGCGGTGAGTTCGCCGCCGACGAGCCGTATCCGTTCGGCGATGCCGAGCAGGCCGTGGCCGCCGCTGGGCAGACCGGAGGGGTTGCCGCCGATACCGTGCTGGTTGATCACCGTGAGGTGCAGCAGCCGGCGGGTGCAGTGGACTCGGACGTGGGTTTCGGCGTCGGCGGCGTGCTTGTGGACGTTGGTCAGGGCCTCCTGCACCACCCGGTAGACGGCGTGCTCGATCAGGGCCGGCAGCTCGGGTGGGCGGTTGGTGCCGTGCTCTCCGGTCAGTTCGAGGGTGGCCGGCGTCCCCAGGCTGCGGGAGTCGGCGATCAGGGTCTCCAGCTCTGCCAGGCCGGGCTGCGGAGCGAGCGGCGCCTCGGATCGGGTGTGCAGAACCTCCACCAGCGAGCGGAGCTCGGTCAGTGCCTCGCGGCCGATCGCGCCGATCTGCTTGCCCATGTCGACGGCGGACGCGCCCTTGGTCGCCTCGAGGGCGGTCGCGTGCAGCACCATCAGGGACACGCGGTGGGTGACGACGTCGTGCATGTCCCGGGCGATCTGGGCGCGCTCGTCGCTGCGGGCCTGCAGCACCCGCTGCTGCTGATCGCGCTCGGCCCGCTCGGCGCGCTCGCGCAGCTCGGCCATGAGGCGGCGGCGGGCGCCCATGTACAGGCCGAGCAGGGCCGGGAAGACGCAGATGCCCACGCTCATGATTGCTGCGTCAAAGCCGCCGCCCCGCCATATCGGCAGGGCGACCACCGTGACGGCGACTGTGGAGGCGACGGCGACCCGGCGCCAGGAGGCGGCGCGGTCGGCCAGGGTGTACTGCGCGAACACCACGGCGATCCAGGCCGAGAGCACCACATAGGCGCCCAGCGCAGCCAGCAGAAGCAGCTCGGGACGGCGCTGACGGAACCATGACGCGAGGCCGACGACCAGCCCGACCGGGATCGCCACGAAGAGCGGCGGGTGCGCGGCAAGGTAGTCGAACTGCGCGGGCATCCCGTCGATGGCGGCCGTGGCCGCGGCGAAGGCCAGCGCCACGAGGGCGCCCTCCACCGGCCGCAGGCGTTCCCGGTGGCCCGTCAGGCGACTGTCCCATGTCATGGCTGCAGGCTAGCGGCGGTGCGGGAGGGCACGCGTCAATCGATAGTTGTACGCAGCATCGCCCGGCCCGCAACTTTCCGCCGAGGAAGAGAGCGAGGATCGGCGGATGCCCGGCCGGTGCGGTGATCGCCACGCTGCCGGCATGCCTGAGATCACCGAATCCACCACAGCAGAGCGCCGCCGCCTCCGGCTCCTCGCCGACCAGATCACCCGCGACCTCCGCCGGCCACGCAGACGCCCAACACAGCCGCCGTCTACCACGGCCCGACGGTCGCAGGGCCGGGGGTGACGGTCATGGCCATGTACGTAACCGCAGCCGGACTTGAGCTCGCGCTGGGCATCGTCCTGCTCCCCGCCTGGCTGATCGCCGCCGTCA
Above is a genomic segment from Streptomyces sp. NBC_01381 containing:
- a CDS encoding tetratricopeptide repeat protein codes for the protein MAVRTLPRDTITFTGRHNEVECLLTRAASTQGHGIHIVSGMPGVGKTALVVHVAHRLATSYTSGQLFVRLHAHTPGRAPADPADVLESLLTCLGVEPRHIPHGLDARSDLWRDRLAGRRMLLVLDDAASSSQVEPLLPGEPQCLVMITSRRRLTLLEGAAALPLGVLSAQDASLLFTRLADRSTDLSQADAVADINRLCGRLPLAIALLAGRLSHRPHWDLTTFAHDLACAQDRLEQLATGDLATAAAFTMSYRTLPPDRQRLFRLLGLSPGADTDVYAATALAGAPLPVVQRDLEALYDDHLIDSPTPGRYRLHDLLRMYARDLAETDPAAERTAAVDRLLDYYGLTAAAARHRATGCQDPLPLGQPLFTLPQHATRQRAVQWMRTEHVNLRACVLYAAETHRHTHLVRLTESIADFLYDSGHWDEGARLHEIAVRSAHEAHDPRATATAQYHLGRIRAATGHYEQAASLLRSSAQLAGAETPSVRAGSLCALGQVHFATGNYAEATRHLREALKLRQACADQLGAADVLWELGRVQDITSDFAQAAHLAQQALDIHASADYQPGQAKALWLLSRIRHMTGHYIEAEQLARQALEIHRALQERTGEANALWELGRVACGRGDPLSAGRSAQQALTLYQDLGDRLGEASALWLLSRILLAAREVTAAEDLAQQALCLYRELGNQHGEANALLELGRAKALTHHHAEATVLLARARELFRSAKDVQGEAEAINSSGDLLAVTDVPRALSAYEQALCLARKAESPKDQVDALEGAARCHQYRGQQRLALSCWVEAAHLHHQMGTRSAHSASAILAAVLLAAGPASTRQIGEVLGMDAGVRGKLEPPPPVQRPDVTEVPPAAVGMV
- a CDS encoding sensor histidine kinase, with translation MTWDSRLTGHRERLRPVEGALVALAFAAATAAIDGMPAQFDYLAAHPPLFVAIPVGLVVGLASWFRQRRPELLLLAALGAYVVLSAWIAVVFAQYTLADRAASWRRVAVASTVAVTVVALPIWRGGGFDAAIMSVGICVFPALLGLYMGARRRLMAELRERAERAERDQQQRVLQARSDERAQIARDMHDVVTHRVSLMVLHATALEATKGASAVDMGKQIGAIGREALTELRSLVEVLHTRSEAPLAPQPGLAELETLIADSRSLGTPATLELTGEHGTNRPPELPALIEHAVYRVVQEALTNVHKHAADAETHVRVHCTRRLLHLTVINQHGIGGNPSGLPSGGHGLLGIAERIRLVGGELTAGPTPEGGFEIAAEIPLDDVPQKQPTRMEATR
- a CDS encoding response regulator transcription factor, translating into MSETTTRVLIVDDEWMVRSMLSTILASAPDIEVVGEASDGNTAVSMAAALEPDVVLMDIRMPRSDGLTATERLTRSPRPPHVVVLTTFDLDEYVQTALRHGAVGFLLKDATADDMIAAVRSAARGDAMLSPKVTRRLIRRFAEDDDGPSAGRQRRRSEARSRLEALTEKEREVLIALSGGLSNTGIAAALHVSEATAKTHISRILSKLSLTNRVQAAILAHHAGLVD